From the Bacteroidia bacterium genome, one window contains:
- a CDS encoding mannose-1-phosphate guanylyltransferase: MNANSYCILMAGGIGSRFWPMSRNHHPKQFLDILNIGKTLLQQTFERVQLHTSLSNIYIVTHRSYLDLVTQQIPQIPKEQILLEPFGRNTAPCAAYGLFKINKKNPDANVVICPADHLITNEQKYAQTIIKALELAEKKPYLITMGIQPTHPNTGYGYIQYIQKQSNEGAFKVKTFTEKPNIELAKTFVQSGDFLWNSGIFIASVSTWLQAFKQYLPEMHSSFESISHKLGTQLEPQLIYDVYQHCLNISIDNGIMEHADNVYVIPVDFGWSDLGTWNALHEHLPQDSQKNTVIGNVMLYNTQNTLVCTNRKERLIVVEGLKDMLVIEYDNAILICPKSAEQHIRHIVNDLKSLNKTDYI; the protein is encoded by the coding sequence ATGAATGCTAACTCGTACTGTATTCTAATGGCAGGGGGCATAGGTAGCCGTTTTTGGCCCATGAGCAGAAATCACCACCCCAAACAATTTTTAGACATACTCAATATAGGTAAAACGCTTTTACAGCAAACTTTTGAACGTGTTCAACTTCATACTTCTCTTTCTAACATTTACATTGTTACTCATCGCAGCTACTTGGATTTAGTAACCCAACAAATTCCCCAGATTCCCAAAGAACAAATTTTATTAGAACCTTTTGGTAGAAACACAGCACCTTGCGCAGCTTATGGTCTGTTCAAGATTAACAAAAAAAATCCTGATGCAAATGTTGTCATTTGCCCTGCTGACCACCTCATTACTAACGAACAAAAGTACGCACAAACTATTATTAAAGCCCTAGAATTGGCTGAAAAAAAACCTTACTTAATTACAATGGGCATACAGCCCACTCATCCCAATACAGGATATGGTTACATACAATATATTCAAAAACAAAGCAATGAGGGAGCCTTCAAAGTAAAAACCTTTACCGAAAAACCTAACATAGAATTAGCCAAAACATTTGTTCAATCAGGAGACTTTTTATGGAATAGTGGAATTTTTATCGCAAGTGTATCTACTTGGTTACAAGCCTTCAAACAGTACCTTCCTGAAATGCATAGCAGTTTTGAAAGTATATCCCACAAATTAGGAACGCAATTAGAACCTCAACTTATATATGATGTTTATCAACACTGTTTGAACATCTCGATTGATAATGGCATCATGGAGCATGCGGATAATGTGTATGTAATTCCTGTGGACTTTGGTTGGAGTGATTTAGGTACTTGGAACGCTTTGCATGAACACCTTCCCCAAGATAGTCAAAAAAACACAGTGATAGGAAATGTGATGCTGTACAATACGCAAAACACGTTAGTATGCACTAACCGTAAAGAAAGACTGATAGTCGTAGAAGGGCTGAAAGACATGTTAGTTATAGAATATGACAATGCGATATTGATATGTCCAA
- the lpxB gene encoding lipid-A-disaccharide synthase, producing the protein MKIAIIAGEASGDLHGSNLMRAMRTLHNDLHFVGIGGDKMIAQGLEPIRHITQTNFMGFWEVAKNIKTIQKMIQDTQQMLLKHRPDAIILIDYPGFNLRMAKFAYQHGIKVLYYISPQLWAWKKGRIKIIQKYVHKMYVIFPFEKEFYKREANIEVEFVGHPLLDALCEFEVNPNFRQEYQLSQKPIVAILPGSRKQEIKNMLPTLLSIVSKFPEYQFVIAAANTVDKNYIQEFVSPTLNVPVIQGQTYQVLAHAYIAIVKSGTSTLETALFNVPEVVVYKGSWLSYQIGKRLINKKMIKYISIVNLIMDKAVVPELIQKECNTTNLIQALHKLTDSSYRAKMQNDFLELRKKLGQAGASQRCALSMLQEITKK; encoded by the coding sequence ATGAAAATAGCCATTATTGCAGGGGAGGCATCGGGAGATTTACACGGTAGCAACCTTATGCGCGCTATGCGTACTTTACACAATGACCTTCATTTTGTAGGCATAGGTGGGGATAAGATGATTGCTCAAGGTTTAGAACCTATTCGGCATATTACTCAAACTAATTTTATGGGGTTTTGGGAAGTAGCTAAAAACATAAAAACTATTCAAAAAATGATACAGGACACTCAACAAATGTTGCTTAAACATCGCCCTGATGCTATTATCTTAATTGACTATCCAGGATTTAACTTACGTATGGCTAAATTTGCTTATCAACATGGTATAAAAGTTTTGTACTACATCAGCCCACAGTTATGGGCATGGAAAAAAGGTAGAATTAAAATTATCCAAAAATATGTCCATAAAATGTACGTTATTTTTCCATTTGAAAAAGAGTTTTACAAAAGAGAAGCAAATATTGAGGTGGAATTTGTAGGTCATCCTCTTTTAGATGCTTTGTGTGAATTTGAAGTTAATCCAAATTTTAGGCAAGAGTATCAACTTTCCCAAAAGCCTATTGTAGCTATTTTGCCTGGTAGCCGCAAACAAGAAATAAAAAACATGCTGCCTACGCTTTTGAGTATAGTAAGTAAATTTCCAGAATATCAGTTTGTAATTGCTGCCGCTAACACTGTGGATAAAAACTATATCCAAGAATTTGTGTCTCCAACCTTGAATGTGCCTGTTATACAAGGTCAAACGTACCAAGTTTTAGCGCATGCATACATAGCAATCGTCAAATCAGGGACCTCTACTTTAGAAACGGCTTTATTTAATGTGCCCGAAGTAGTTGTGTACAAAGGAAGTTGGCTTTCCTATCAAATTGGTAAACGCTTAATTAACAAAAAAATGATAAAGTATATTTCTATCGTCAATCTTATCATGGATAAAGCTGTTGTACCTGAATTGATACAAAAAGAATGTAACACAACAAACTTAATTCAAGCCCTGCACAAGCTAACTGATAGTTCATACAGAGCAAAAATGCAAAATGATTTTTTGGAACTACGAAAAAAGCTTGGTCAGGCAGGCGCGTCGCAAAGGTGTGCGCTGTCTATGCTACAAGAGATAACTAAAAAATAA
- a CDS encoding PP2C family protein-serine/threonine phosphatase, with protein sequence MLVDNSTDLAQELSLKKQQLDTLLEMVQMLNQKVIKESPEQLVRIFELCLRAYFGVEKVCLILKQNQKWTCPIIYGFNKDKQEIENFTSSHLNLSSLQAFLNAENLITLSNATEHDAAIFVSQKDIPTHLKESNLTFVKTLFNILLSKLALKELITQQIEQEALKRELRVAGSIQKNILPRFLPNTSTLAISAFNQPYIYVSGDFYDVVAYTEHEYYIIIADVAGKGISAAIMMANLQAILRSFITAHASLSNIVKNLNRLIIELSNHERFLSLFIAKLDLRKKELYYINCGHPYPILKMGKKIKLLQKGTTVLGSFTELTIQTGREKLQESSFLVLYTDGISEALNTQQKMYEIENLITVVKNYNGPNNPELLKQTILADWNNFQNECKPNDDATLLVCCIQV encoded by the coding sequence ATGCTTGTAGATAATTCTACTGACCTTGCACAGGAGCTATCTCTGAAAAAGCAGCAGCTGGACACGCTGTTAGAAATGGTACAGATGCTTAACCAAAAAGTAATCAAAGAAAGTCCCGAGCAGTTAGTTCGTATCTTTGAGCTCTGCTTGAGAGCATACTTCGGAGTAGAAAAAGTTTGTCTTATTCTCAAACAAAACCAAAAATGGACTTGTCCGATTATCTACGGATTTAACAAGGACAAACAAGAAATAGAGAATTTTACTTCAAGCCATCTAAATTTATCGTCTTTGCAAGCCTTTTTAAATGCAGAAAACTTAATTACTCTTTCTAACGCTACGGAACATGATGCTGCAATATTTGTTTCTCAAAAAGATATTCCCACACATTTGAAAGAAAGCAATCTTACTTTTGTCAAAACTTTGTTTAATATACTCCTTTCAAAATTAGCACTGAAAGAGTTAATCACTCAACAAATTGAACAAGAAGCTCTTAAAAGAGAACTACGAGTAGCAGGTAGTATCCAAAAGAATATATTGCCCAGATTCCTACCTAACACTTCTACGTTAGCCATATCTGCTTTTAATCAGCCTTATATTTATGTAAGTGGTGATTTTTATGATGTTGTTGCTTATACAGAGCATGAGTACTACATTATTATTGCGGACGTAGCAGGAAAAGGCATTTCTGCGGCGATTATGATGGCTAACTTACAAGCTATCTTGCGGTCTTTCATTACTGCTCATGCTTCGCTTTCTAACATTGTAAAAAACTTAAATAGACTTATCATAGAGCTTAGCAACCATGAGCGTTTTTTGAGCTTGTTTATTGCTAAACTAGATTTACGTAAAAAAGAACTTTACTACATCAATTGTGGGCATCCTTATCCCATACTCAAAATGGGAAAAAAAATTAAACTTCTACAAAAAGGAACTACTGTTTTAGGTTCTTTTACAGAACTTACCATTCAAACAGGTAGAGAAAAATTACAAGAATCTAGCTTTTTGGTACTTTACACAGATGGAATTAGCGAAGCGCTCAACACTCAACAAAAAATGTATGAGATAGAAAACTTAATAACCGTAGTCAAAAACTACAATGGTCCGAATAATCCTGAATTACTCAAACAAACCATATTGGCAGATTGGAATAATTTTCAAAATGAATGCAAACCTAACGATGATGCAACCTTATTAGTTTGTTGTATTCAGGTGTAA
- a CDS encoding stage II sporulation protein M: MNFVQFLEKRRADWIKLEELTQKANSRIELNEVEIQELTHLYRATTADYAYAVANFPNERITLYLGRLISEAHGVIYQIPRLSWFKIKQFFLYSGPQLFRIYRVYLWISGAIFMVFAALGFWACTFNKNYEKRILTAEYVQMTEKNIKNKKPFNVYADNYKLSTFAQIMFNNIAVLLKGFILGLTACLGTLYLLIHNAIMIGCFFHIFYRHGIITDFWFTIMVHGTIELTMVVFGCGIGFMLGWKVLFPGTYTRRDIFRKHGFDAIKMAVICAFWLVIAGFLESFVTGLFAKGLVEYRPFSGAIILLSAVGMYFYFGRLSRKSLSPTWFV, encoded by the coding sequence ATGAATTTTGTTCAATTTTTAGAAAAGCGCAGAGCAGATTGGATTAAATTAGAGGAACTCACTCAAAAAGCTAATTCCAGAATTGAACTGAATGAAGTTGAAATTCAAGAGCTGACACACTTGTACCGTGCTACTACCGCAGATTATGCATACGCCGTAGCTAACTTTCCCAATGAGCGCATTACATTGTATTTAGGTCGCTTAATTAGTGAGGCTCACGGAGTTATTTATCAAATCCCAAGATTAAGTTGGTTCAAGATTAAGCAGTTTTTTTTATACTCGGGTCCGCAATTGTTTAGAATATACAGAGTTTATTTATGGATATCTGGGGCTATTTTTATGGTATTTGCGGCGTTAGGTTTTTGGGCATGTACATTTAATAAAAACTACGAAAAACGCATTTTAACTGCTGAATATGTTCAAATGACAGAAAAAAATATCAAAAATAAAAAGCCTTTTAATGTATATGCAGACAATTACAAGCTTTCAACCTTTGCCCAAATCATGTTTAATAATATTGCTGTACTTTTGAAAGGTTTCATTTTAGGTTTGACAGCTTGCTTAGGGACACTGTACCTTTTAATACATAATGCAATTATGATAGGATGCTTTTTTCATATTTTTTACAGACATGGGATTATTACAGACTTTTGGTTTACTATAATGGTACATGGCACGATTGAACTGACAATGGTTGTCTTTGGTTGTGGAATTGGGTTCATGTTAGGTTGGAAAGTGTTGTTTCCTGGGACTTATACGCGCAGAGATATATTTCGCAAACATGGATTTGATGCTATAAAAATGGCTGTTATTTGTGCCTTTTGGTTAGTAATAGCAGGTTTTTTAGAATCTTTTGTAACGGGCTTATTTGCAAAAGGTTTAGTGGAATATCGCCCTTTTTCGGGAGCTATTATACTGCTTTCTGCGGTAGGAATGTACTT